A region of Microcoleus sp. bin38.metabat.b11b12b14.051 DNA encodes the following proteins:
- the hemW gene encoding radical SAM family heme chaperone HemW translates to MNPTTDYLTFEFKKSAQPLNSGMPSSAYLHVPFCRRRCYYCDFPVFVVGDRKNGENSGTIVQYVAALCAEIQATENLGASLKTVFFGGGTPSLLSVNQLSQILETVDSKFGIAAGAEISIEIDPGTFTLEQLRGYAAAGVNRVSLGAQAFQDELLQACGRSHSVAEIFEAVEIVRSAGIVNFSLDLISGLPHQTLAQWETSLTSAVEIGPTHLSSYDLIVERLTAFGRYFEPGAHPLPADETAAAMYRLARSILTDAGYEHYEISNYARDGYQCRHNRVYWENRPYYGLGMGAASYVQGRRVTRPRKTQEYYQWVRNLVQSNFPATPKLAGETQPDIESESEQNFQVSENDVLLETLMLGLRLAAGVSLSVLAQKFTQQTVDRIWDCLQPYWRLGWVEIVTDAGAIVALDEGAKLPLSGNLRLSDPEGFLFSNTILAALFSKLGEDN, encoded by the coding sequence ATGAACCCTACCACAGATTATTTAACATTTGAATTCAAAAAAAGCGCGCAACCATTAAATTCGGGAATGCCGAGTTCGGCTTACCTGCACGTACCTTTTTGTCGCCGCCGCTGTTACTACTGCGATTTTCCGGTTTTTGTGGTGGGCGATCGCAAAAATGGCGAAAATTCTGGCACCATCGTCCAATACGTTGCCGCCCTGTGTGCAGAAATTCAAGCAACTGAAAATTTAGGCGCATCTCTGAAAACAGTTTTTTTTGGTGGCGGCACGCCTTCGCTGCTTTCTGTCAATCAGTTGAGCCAGATTTTAGAGACTGTTGACAGCAAATTTGGGATTGCTGCTGGGGCGGAAATTTCGATAGAAATAGACCCGGGAACTTTTACTTTAGAACAGTTGCGGGGATATGCAGCGGCGGGAGTAAATCGAGTTAGTCTGGGAGCACAAGCTTTTCAGGATGAATTGCTGCAAGCTTGCGGGCGATCGCACTCGGTGGCCGAAATTTTTGAAGCAGTAGAAATAGTGCGATCGGCTGGGATTGTCAATTTCAGTTTAGATTTAATTTCCGGACTGCCGCACCAAACTTTAGCGCAGTGGGAAACTTCTTTAACATCGGCGGTGGAAATTGGCCCGACTCACCTGTCGAGTTACGACTTAATTGTTGAGCGCTTAACTGCTTTCGGGCGGTACTTTGAACCTGGCGCGCACCCGTTACCAGCAGATGAAACCGCTGCTGCTATGTACCGTTTGGCGCGATCGATTTTGACCGATGCCGGTTACGAACATTACGAGATTTCTAATTATGCTCGCGATGGCTATCAGTGCCGCCACAACCGTGTTTATTGGGAGAATCGCCCTTATTACGGTTTGGGAATGGGGGCGGCGAGTTACGTGCAAGGGCGGAGGGTGACAAGGCCTCGCAAAACTCAGGAATATTATCAGTGGGTGCGAAATCTTGTTCAGAGCAATTTTCCAGCTACACCAAAACTTGCAGGGGAAACTCAGCCCGATATCGAGTCTGAAAGCGAGCAAAATTTTCAAGTTTCAGAAAATGATGTTTTGTTGGAAACGCTGATGCTGGGTTTGCGTTTGGCCGCAGGAGTTAGCCTGTCGGTGCTGGCTCAAAAGTTTACTCAGCAAACTGTCGATCGAATTTGGGATTGTTTGCAGCCCTACTGGCGGCTGGGATGGGTGGAAATTGTGACTGACGCTGGGGCGATCGTCGCTTTAGATGAGGGCGCTAAACTACCGCTGTCGGGAAATCTCAGGTTGAGCGATCCAGAAGGTTTTTTATTTTCTAATACCATTTTAGCTGCTTTGTTCAGCAAGTTAGGCGAAGATAATTAG
- the iscB gene encoding RNA-guided endonuclease IscB codes for MSNFIFVLDTNRKPLTPCKPSMARKLLVAGKAAVFRRFPYTIILKKAVTASIESISLKLDPGSKTTGIALLQGEKVIFGAELTHRGQAIKASLESRRLLRRVRRNRHTRYRQARFLNRTRRKGWLAPSLQHRVETTLTWVNKFIRLAPVSSIAMELVRFDLQQLENPEISGVEYQQGELLGYEIREYLLNKWDRKCAYCGAENLALQVEHIHPKAKGGSNRISNLCLACEKCNVKKGTQDIKDFLFKKPDLLKQIMAQVKRPLKDAAAVNSTRWALFNRLKLTGLPVTTGSGGQTKYNRTRLKLPKPHWLDAACVGQIESLSVLTSNPLLIKATGHGTRQMCRTDKFGFPSRYVPREKFVKGFQTGDIVKAVVTSGKKVGEYVGRVAVRSTGSFNVSASELVQGISHKYCKIVHHKDGYSYSF; via the coding sequence ATGTCCAACTTTATTTTCGTACTTGATACAAACAGAAAACCACTCACACCTTGCAAGCCGTCAATGGCTCGTAAGTTGTTAGTCGCTGGTAAAGCGGCTGTTTTCAGAAGGTTCCCGTATACCATTATTCTAAAGAAGGCGGTAACAGCAAGCATCGAATCAATCTCACTGAAATTAGATCCAGGATCAAAGACTACTGGCATCGCTTTATTGCAAGGCGAAAAAGTAATCTTTGGTGCCGAACTAACTCATCGTGGTCAAGCTATCAAAGCCAGTCTTGAATCCCGTCGTTTACTGCGCCGAGTTCGTCGAAATCGTCACACTCGTTACCGCCAAGCGCGTTTCCTAAATCGTACTCGGAGAAAGGGTTGGCTAGCGCCATCTTTGCAGCATCGAGTAGAAACAACTTTAACTTGGGTCAACAAATTTATCAGACTTGCACCCGTAAGTAGTATCGCGATGGAACTGGTTCGATTCGACCTCCAGCAACTAGAGAATCCCGAAATCTCTGGTGTTGAATATCAGCAGGGAGAATTACTTGGATACGAAATTCGTGAATATCTGCTCAATAAATGGGACAGGAAATGTGCTTACTGCGGTGCTGAGAATTTAGCGTTGCAAGTAGAACATATTCATCCCAAGGCAAAAGGAGGCAGTAATCGGATTTCTAATTTGTGCCTAGCTTGCGAGAAATGCAATGTCAAGAAAGGTACTCAGGATATCAAAGATTTTCTGTTTAAGAAGCCGGACTTGCTCAAGCAGATCATGGCGCAAGTTAAGCGTCCGCTCAAGGATGCTGCTGCTGTAAACTCGACTCGATGGGCGTTGTTCAACCGACTCAAGCTAACAGGATTACCTGTCACGACAGGTTCCGGCGGGCAGACAAAATACAACCGTACTAGATTAAAGCTACCTAAACCTCACTGGCTTGATGCTGCTTGTGTTGGTCAAATTGAATCCTTGTCCGTGCTGACAAGTAATCCACTGCTAATCAAAGCGACTGGACATGGGACTCGTCAAATGTGTCGCACAGACAAGTTTGGCTTTCCATCTCGTTATGTGCCTCGCGAAAAATTTGTTAAAGGTTTTCAGACAGGTGACATCGTAAAAGCAGTTGTTACCAGTGGCAAGAAAGTTGGTGAATATGTTGGTCGGGTTGCAGTTAGATCAACCGGTTCGTTCAATGTCTCAGCATCAGAATTGGTACAAGGGATTAGTCACAAATACTGCAAAATAGTTCACCATAAAGATGGTTACAGCTACTCATTTTGA
- a CDS encoding Tex family protein has protein sequence MLNIPQLIAQELSINLSQVNNALELFAEGATIPFIARYRKERTDLLNEIQLRDISDRFTYLTEIEDRKKSILETIASQDKLTAELQAKIESCLQKNELEDLYLPYKPKRRTRATIAREKGLEPLAIFIKCLNLPTAKSADIEAEAAKYISEEKGVKTAEEAVKGAGDILAEAVSEKAELRAYLRDFLMKTGVFISKIKEDFPEGSTKFEMYRNYQIAARNVQSHNMLALFRGETEGILDLDLAFDESAVMAYLESQEIKTRIPEVKEFYRSTLKDAFNRLMKTSLMTEVRSHNKAVADIESIATFETNLRELLLSAPAGMKPTLAIDPGFRSGCKVSALDETGQFLEYQAIFPHQAAGQRQQAGKIVKHLIEKYKIELIAIGNGTASRETDEFVSEVLAEMDRKPIKVMVNESGASIYSASDVAIAEFPDLDITVRGAVSIGRRLQDPLAELVKIDPKSIGVGQYQHDVDQKMLKKKLDETVESCVNYVGVDLNTASKELLTFVSGMSATVAKNIVNYRNENGAFKNRRQLLKVPKLGPKAFEQAAGFLRIRGGENPLDNTAVHPESYPVVQAIAKDLTLPLTEITQISEKVKTVDIKKYVTEKVGEPTLRDIISELEKPGRDPRAEFKYATFQAGINEISDLQVGMELEGIVTNVANFGAFVDVGVHQDGLVHVSQLADRFVDDPKQVVKVGQVVKVRVLEVNEKLKRVSLTMKLQEKPQPQNSDRRLPAPRRR, from the coding sequence ATGCTCAACATTCCCCAACTGATAGCTCAAGAACTCTCAATCAATCTCTCCCAAGTCAATAATGCCCTGGAACTTTTCGCCGAGGGCGCAACGATTCCATTTATTGCCCGCTACCGCAAAGAACGCACAGATTTGCTGAATGAAATTCAGTTGCGGGATATTTCCGATCGCTTCACTTATTTGACCGAAATCGAAGACCGCAAAAAGTCGATTTTAGAGACGATCGCCTCCCAGGACAAACTCACGGCAGAATTACAAGCGAAAATTGAGTCCTGCTTGCAAAAAAATGAACTCGAAGACCTCTATCTGCCTTACAAACCGAAGCGGCGGACGCGGGCGACAATTGCTAGAGAGAAGGGTTTGGAACCGCTGGCAATTTTTATTAAGTGCCTGAACTTACCGACAGCTAAATCAGCCGATATCGAGGCGGAAGCCGCTAAATATATTTCCGAAGAAAAGGGAGTGAAGACAGCCGAAGAAGCTGTAAAAGGTGCTGGAGATATTTTGGCTGAGGCAGTTTCGGAAAAAGCTGAATTGCGAGCTTACTTGCGAGATTTTTTGATGAAAACTGGGGTTTTTATCTCGAAAATTAAAGAGGATTTCCCGGAAGGAAGCACGAAATTTGAAATGTACCGCAATTACCAAATTGCGGCGAGAAATGTTCAGTCGCACAATATGTTAGCGCTGTTTCGCGGGGAAACGGAAGGAATTTTAGATTTAGACTTAGCCTTTGATGAATCGGCGGTGATGGCTTATTTGGAATCTCAGGAAATTAAAACTAGGATACCAGAAGTTAAAGAGTTTTATCGATCGACCTTGAAGGATGCTTTCAACCGCCTGATGAAGACTTCGTTGATGACAGAAGTGCGATCGCACAACAAAGCCGTCGCCGATATCGAGTCCATCGCCACCTTTGAAACCAACCTCCGCGAGTTACTGCTGTCGGCGCCGGCGGGAATGAAACCCACATTGGCGATCGATCCGGGATTTCGCAGCGGCTGCAAAGTTTCCGCCCTCGATGAAACCGGGCAGTTTTTGGAATATCAAGCCATTTTTCCCCACCAAGCGGCAGGTCAACGACAACAAGCTGGTAAAATTGTCAAGCATTTGATTGAAAAATATAAAATTGAATTAATTGCGATCGGCAACGGTACAGCTTCCCGCGAAACCGACGAGTTTGTATCGGAAGTTTTGGCAGAAATGGACAGAAAACCGATTAAAGTCATGGTGAACGAATCCGGCGCATCGATTTATTCAGCGAGTGATGTGGCGATCGCCGAATTTCCCGATCTCGACATCACAGTCAGGGGCGCAGTCAGCATCGGGCGGCGCTTGCAAGATCCCTTAGCCGAACTTGTCAAAATCGATCCGAAGTCGATCGGAGTCGGTCAATATCAGCACGACGTTGACCAAAAAATGCTCAAAAAGAAACTCGACGAAACAGTCGAAAGTTGCGTTAACTATGTCGGAGTTGACTTAAACACAGCCTCCAAAGAACTGCTGACATTTGTATCGGGAATGAGCGCCACAGTTGCCAAAAATATCGTCAATTACCGCAACGAAAACGGCGCCTTTAAAAATCGCCGCCAACTGCTGAAAGTTCCCAAACTCGGCCCGAAAGCTTTTGAACAAGCAGCCGGATTTCTCCGGATTCGCGGCGGCGAAAATCCCCTCGACAATACAGCAGTCCATCCTGAAAGTTATCCTGTCGTCCAGGCGATCGCCAAAGATTTAACTTTGCCGCTGACTGAAATAACACAAATATCGGAAAAAGTCAAGACTGTAGATATTAAGAAATATGTGACCGAGAAAGTCGGAGAACCGACACTCCGAGACATTATTTCCGAACTAGAAAAGCCGGGAAGAGACCCGCGCGCCGAGTTTAAATATGCCACCTTCCAAGCCGGAATTAACGAAATCTCCGATTTACAAGTTGGGATGGAATTAGAAGGCATCGTCACGAATGTAGCTAACTTTGGAGCCTTTGTTGATGTGGGAGTGCACCAAGATGGTTTGGTTCATGTTTCTCAATTAGCCGATCGCTTCGTGGACGATCCGAAACAGGTTGTGAAAGTCGGACAAGTTGTGAAAGTGCGGGTTTTGGAGGTGAATGAGAAGTTAAAGCGGGTGAGTTTGACGATGAAGCTGCAAGAAAAACCGCAACCCCAAAATAGCGATCGTCGGCTTCCGGCGCCGCGCCGGCGTTAA
- a CDS encoding Uma2 family endonuclease gives MFPFKYPVPQSDPPRSPRETLPTMYDLPSEDPEEPGLPDEFHDLQPQLLTLAFRPRNYQASEIFSGTDMNLYYDVQHPLWHKRPDWFGVVGVPRLYDGSELRMSYVTWQEGVNPFVVVELLSPGTEKEDLGANINDENLAIQSNVATNGQVLQAETNDKPPSKWEVYEQILRVPVYAVFSRYTNRLRVFALNAGRYQELELSDSRVWIADLSLGLGLWQGEFQGVDRLWLRWYDVDGNWILTEAEQQRQRAESAEARAESAEDQLQSLIQRLRESDIDPDRFLNR, from the coding sequence ATGTTTCCTTTTAAATATCCTGTACCGCAAAGCGATCCGCCGCGATCGCCCAGAGAAACGCTGCCGACGATGTACGATTTACCTAGCGAAGACCCGGAGGAACCTGGTTTGCCCGACGAATTTCACGATTTGCAGCCACAGTTGTTAACCTTGGCGTTTCGCCCTCGGAATTATCAGGCTTCTGAGATATTTAGCGGCACGGACATGAACCTGTATTATGACGTGCAGCATCCTCTATGGCACAAGCGCCCGGATTGGTTTGGGGTGGTGGGAGTTCCTCGACTGTACGATGGATCTGAACTGCGGATGAGTTATGTTACTTGGCAGGAAGGGGTGAATCCTTTTGTAGTTGTAGAATTGCTGTCGCCGGGAACGGAAAAAGAAGATTTAGGCGCAAATATCAATGACGAAAATCTAGCAATTCAGTCGAATGTTGCGACTAACGGGCAAGTTTTGCAGGCTGAAACCAATGACAAACCGCCCAGTAAGTGGGAGGTTTACGAGCAGATTTTGCGGGTTCCTGTTTATGCTGTCTTCAGTCGCTATACTAATAGATTGCGAGTGTTTGCCTTGAACGCCGGACGCTATCAAGAATTAGAATTGTCTGACTCGCGAGTCTGGATTGCTGACTTAAGTTTGGGCTTGGGTTTGTGGCAAGGGGAGTTTCAGGGAGTCGATCGCCTGTGGTTGCGCTGGTATGATGTAGATGGCAATTGGATTCTGACTGAAGCCGAACAACAACGGCAGCGGGCTGAATCAGCGGAAGCTAGGGCCGAGTCAGCGGAAGATCAATTGCAGTCTTTAATTCAGCGACTGCGGGAATCTGACATAGATCCCGATCGATTTTTAAACCGTTAG
- a CDS encoding FAD-binding oxidoreductase, whose translation MSLTEKILSQVPGDALGGLRKVDRLWENLKQNTAPAPAAVKHSQQPLETLDFDIVISGGTLGILIGTALAVRGWRVALLERGILRGREQEWNISRKELDAFMELNLLTAAEIDKAIATEYNPARISFTNTPDIWVRDVLNIGIDPVYLLETLKQKFLQSGGKLFEKTPFKTATIHPNGVTIESENTDSPTGNTSFKTRLLLDAMGHFSPIVRQARQGKKPDAVCLVVGSCAQGYPKNETGDIFASFTPMQNQCQYFWEAFPARDGRTTYLFTYIDADTERFSLETLFEDYLRLLPEYQNIELDELKFQRALYGFFPCYRQSPLKTGWNRILPVGDSSGSQSPLSFGGFGAMVRHLKRLTLGIDEALTSESLDKNSLALLQPYQPNLSVTWLFQRSMSAAMNQKLDPNQINQLLAAVFGIMEELGEPVLKPFLQDIVLFPALSKTLFKTAISHPGLVMKIIPQVGIANLLDWMVHYVNLGIYTGLQPLGKAVEPQVKNLDPQQQYYIHRLAEAWQYGAGGDY comes from the coding sequence ATGTCCCTCACCGAAAAAATCCTCTCCCAAGTGCCGGGAGACGCCCTTGGAGGCCTGCGAAAGGTCGATCGACTCTGGGAAAACCTCAAACAAAACACCGCACCAGCACCCGCCGCCGTCAAACACAGCCAACAACCCCTAGAAACCCTCGACTTCGACATAGTTATCAGCGGCGGCACCCTAGGAATATTAATCGGTACAGCCCTAGCCGTGCGAGGCTGGCGAGTAGCCTTACTCGAACGCGGCATCCTGCGAGGGCGCGAACAAGAATGGAACATTTCTCGCAAAGAATTAGACGCCTTCATGGAACTAAATTTGCTGACTGCTGCTGAGATAGACAAAGCAATAGCCACCGAATACAACCCAGCCCGCATCAGCTTTACCAACACCCCCGACATCTGGGTGCGCGACGTACTCAATATCGGAATCGATCCAGTTTACCTCCTCGAAACCCTCAAACAAAAATTTCTCCAATCCGGAGGCAAACTATTTGAAAAAACACCATTTAAAACAGCAACAATTCACCCAAACGGAGTTACAATAGAATCAGAAAATACAGATTCGCCAACTGGCAACACTTCATTTAAAACGCGACTATTATTAGACGCAATGGGACATTTTTCGCCGATAGTGCGCCAAGCCAGACAAGGCAAAAAACCAGACGCCGTATGTTTAGTAGTCGGCAGTTGCGCCCAAGGATACCCCAAAAACGAGACTGGTGATATATTTGCATCCTTCACCCCAATGCAAAATCAATGCCAATATTTTTGGGAAGCATTTCCGGCTAGAGACGGGCGCACCACTTACTTATTTACATACATAGACGCCGACACAGAAAGATTCAGTTTAGAAACATTATTTGAAGATTATTTGCGCTTGCTGCCCGAATATCAAAACATCGAACTCGACGAGTTAAAATTTCAAAGAGCACTCTACGGTTTTTTTCCCTGCTATCGCCAAAGTCCTCTAAAAACCGGTTGGAATCGGATACTCCCAGTCGGAGACAGCAGCGGTAGCCAATCGCCCCTCAGCTTCGGCGGTTTCGGCGCCATGGTGCGCCACCTCAAACGCTTGACTCTGGGAATTGACGAAGCTTTGACAAGCGAAAGTCTCGACAAAAATTCCCTCGCACTTTTGCAGCCGTATCAGCCGAATCTATCAGTTACTTGGTTGTTTCAGCGTTCGATGAGTGCTGCGATGAATCAGAAACTAGACCCCAATCAAATCAATCAACTTTTGGCGGCCGTATTTGGGATAATGGAAGAGTTGGGAGAACCAGTGCTCAAACCGTTTCTTCAGGATATCGTGCTGTTTCCGGCTTTGTCAAAAACTTTGTTTAAAACAGCAATCAGCCATCCCGGATTAGTGATGAAAATTATCCCGCAGGTGGGAATAGCTAATTTGCTTGATTGGATGGTTCATTATGTAAATCTAGGAATTTATACGGGATTGCAGCCATTGGGGAAAGCGGTAGAACCGCAGGTTAAAAATTTAGATCCCCAACAGCAATACTATATTCACCGATTAGCTGAAGCGTGGCAATACGGCGCTGGAGGCGATTATTAA
- a CDS encoding HEAT repeat domain-containing protein, with protein sequence MSNILEQAQAAADRQNWPLLVECLQQVTANGSQQPEQHILEQAVSLAIQALEWGDFQDRWEIAKVLPNLGNGAIAPLIAVLEDEDADTEPRWFAARILGKLARPEVMQALIKLIENSDEELSQIAAETLANFGPSAIESLTTLLQQEDSRQFATAALAQIRRPEVIAPLLSVVTDSQVAVRVAAIEALSSFHDSRIPPVLIAALKDPATAVRKEAARALGVRAYLDAELDLVNLLKPLLCDIRLEVCQEAAIAIGRLKTDAAAAALFELLRSPATPVELQIETVRALGWSETAAALDYLQIALSGRSAINAAPGELTNTDRVLTADKNSPTHNINYDICQEIVTVLGRVEKPELKAKAAEIAIDLLSSHHSAAQSTQIKQSLALALGQLGDKRAIDVLIKMLAEGDNSVRLHCTAALKRLDAGEVRQQLVSLVEQESIEPRLKQGIAIALQEWQEN encoded by the coding sequence ATGTCTAATATTTTAGAACAAGCCCAGGCTGCTGCCGATCGCCAAAACTGGCCTCTTTTAGTCGAATGCTTGCAGCAAGTGACAGCCAACGGTAGCCAGCAGCCGGAACAACATATTTTAGAGCAAGCTGTCAGTTTAGCCATACAAGCCTTAGAATGGGGGGATTTTCAAGACCGCTGGGAAATTGCTAAAGTATTGCCGAATCTGGGAAATGGCGCGATCGCACCTTTAATCGCTGTACTGGAAGACGAAGACGCAGATACAGAGCCCCGGTGGTTTGCCGCCCGCATCCTGGGAAAGTTGGCTCGCCCGGAAGTGATGCAAGCTTTAATAAAATTAATCGAAAATTCCGATGAAGAATTGAGCCAAATTGCCGCCGAAACCCTCGCAAATTTCGGCCCGAGCGCGATAGAATCCCTGACAACTCTCCTACAGCAGGAAGACTCGCGACAATTTGCAACAGCAGCCCTCGCCCAAATTCGGCGCCCGGAAGTGATCGCACCGCTGTTGAGTGTAGTCACAGACTCTCAAGTTGCGGTGCGGGTGGCCGCAATCGAGGCGCTGAGCAGCTTTCACGACTCCCGCATTCCGCCGGTACTGATCGCAGCACTCAAAGATCCGGCGACAGCAGTCAGAAAAGAAGCTGCGCGAGCTCTCGGGGTGCGCGCCTATTTAGATGCAGAATTAGATTTAGTTAATTTGCTCAAACCTTTGCTTTGCGATATCCGATTAGAAGTTTGTCAGGAAGCTGCGATCGCGATCGGGCGATTGAAAACCGATGCAGCCGCTGCTGCTTTATTTGAATTGCTGCGATCGCCCGCAACTCCCGTAGAATTGCAAATCGAAACTGTGCGCGCCCTAGGCTGGAGCGAAACCGCAGCCGCTTTAGACTATTTGCAAATAGCCCTGAGCGGGCGATCGGCTATTAACGCAGCACCCGGGGAATTGACAAATACCGATCGAGTGCTAACTGCCGACAAAAACTCCCCGACTCATAACATTAATTATGATATTTGTCAAGAAATTGTCACTGTTTTAGGGCGAGTGGAAAAACCGGAATTAAAAGCAAAAGCTGCTGAAATTGCGATCGATTTGCTTTCGAGCCATCATTCCGCCGCGCAGTCTACCCAAATCAAACAATCTTTAGCTTTAGCCTTAGGACAATTAGGAGATAAAAGAGCGATCGATGTGCTGATTAAAATGTTAGCAGAGGGCGACAACAGCGTCAGGCTGCACTGCACGGCAGCGCTCAAACGGCTTGATGCGGGGGAGGTTCGGCAGCAATTAGTAAGTTTAGTCGAGCAGGAAAGTATCGAGCCGAGATTAAAACAGGGAATTGCGATCGCCCTGCAAGAATGGCAAGAGAATTAA
- a CDS encoding DUF1830 domain-containing protein has product MNLTLKQVTYERDTRILCWYLNTTNQVQIARITNIPNWYFERTVFPGERFLFEALPSAQLEVCRSVEKGAIVCERILCDRLRVEELITAD; this is encoded by the coding sequence ATGAATTTGACACTGAAGCAAGTAACTTATGAACGTGATACGCGCATTTTGTGTTGGTATCTGAATACTACTAACCAAGTGCAAATTGCTCGAATTACAAATATACCTAATTGGTATTTTGAACGGACGGTGTTTCCGGGGGAACGTTTTTTGTTTGAAGCATTGCCATCCGCTCAGTTAGAAGTTTGCAGGAGTGTGGAAAAAGGTGCGATTGTGTGCGAGCGAATTTTGTGCGATCGGCTGCGAGTTGAAGAGTTAATCACGGCTGATTGA
- a CDS encoding PIN/TRAM domain-containing protein, with the protein MLDAIIIISFIIAGGGIGYYGVELLPNNLLEQVTNIQGLSSVLGSFGALIGFVLGLVAQTTYRRVEKQVRDMPVEMLLTRAIGLIIGLLVANLMLAPLFLLPIPREFGFIKPLVAVLGSVMFGFTGVSLTDTHGRAFLRLINPKSLDTVLVAEGTFKAASAKVVDTSCIIDGRIENLLETGFLEGQIIIPQFVLQELQLVADSANDQKRVRGRRGLDILNRIKETYPERIQIHSADYEEIATVDAKLVRFALDIDGILLTNDYNLSKVATVQKLPVLNINDLTHAVRPTYLPGDTIELKIRKEGKEPSQGIGYLDDGTMVVVEAGSSYVGAEARVVVTSALQTSAGRMIFARPQESAIA; encoded by the coding sequence ATGCTAGACGCAATCATAATTATTTCATTCATAATCGCAGGCGGAGGCATCGGCTATTACGGAGTCGAATTGCTACCGAACAACCTGCTGGAGCAAGTTACAAATATACAAGGTTTAAGTTCCGTACTCGGCTCGTTTGGAGCATTAATCGGCTTCGTGCTGGGATTAGTGGCTCAAACAACCTATCGGCGGGTAGAAAAGCAAGTGCGCGATATGCCAGTGGAAATGCTGCTGACGCGGGCGATCGGCTTAATCATCGGGCTGCTAGTAGCGAACTTAATGCTGGCTCCGCTGTTCCTGCTGCCAATTCCCCGGGAGTTCGGCTTCATCAAACCCCTAGTCGCAGTTTTGGGTAGCGTCATGTTCGGCTTCACAGGAGTCAGCTTGACAGACACCCACGGCCGCGCTTTCTTGCGCCTGATCAACCCCAAAAGCTTAGACACGGTGTTGGTAGCCGAAGGAACATTCAAAGCAGCCTCTGCCAAAGTTGTCGATACAAGCTGCATTATTGACGGCAGGATTGAAAACCTACTAGAAACAGGCTTTCTCGAAGGTCAAATTATTATCCCGCAATTCGTGCTGCAAGAACTACAACTGGTAGCTGATTCCGCCAACGATCAAAAGCGAGTGCGCGGGCGCCGCGGCTTAGATATTCTCAACCGCATCAAAGAAACCTATCCAGAACGGATTCAAATTCACTCGGCCGACTACGAAGAGATTGCCACAGTCGATGCTAAATTAGTCCGCTTCGCCTTAGATATCGACGGCATTTTGCTCACCAACGATTACAACTTATCGAAAGTAGCTACCGTTCAAAAACTGCCGGTTTTAAATATCAACGATTTGACTCATGCAGTGCGCCCGACTTATTTGCCGGGAGATACGATCGAACTAAAAATCCGCAAAGAAGGCAAAGAACCATCTCAGGGCATCGGTTACTTAGATGACGGCACAATGGTAGTCGTAGAAGCAGGCAGCAGCTACGTCGGCGCCGAAGCCCGAGTCGTAGTCACCAGCGCCCTGCAAACCAGCGCAGGCCGCATGATTTTTGCCCGCCCTCAAGAGTCCGCTATTGCTTGA
- a CDS encoding lipid kinase has translation MKRALLLVNQHSRKGEKLLSQATEKLQALDFELIVESTERARELSDTIRRYQNQVELVIVGGGDGTLNAAIAGLIDTKLPLGILPMGTANDLARTLEIPTDLAAACQVIASGKVRLIDLGWVNGEHFFNVASLGLSVEITQRLTKDVKQRWGVLAYAFTALQTILKSRPFRAEIKVNNQCFNVKSIQIAIGNGSYYGGGMKVAEDATIDDMRLDLYSLETKSWWEIIALLPAMRQGNHTNWQNVRALHAQEIEINTSKRRPINTDGEITTHTPAKFRVIPQALAVIAPA, from the coding sequence ATGAAAAGAGCTCTACTTCTAGTAAACCAGCACTCTCGAAAAGGCGAAAAGCTATTATCTCAAGCCACCGAAAAATTACAAGCACTGGATTTTGAGTTAATCGTAGAATCAACAGAACGCGCCCGCGAACTTTCCGACACAATTCGGCGCTACCAAAATCAAGTCGAATTAGTCATAGTCGGCGGTGGCGACGGCACTCTCAACGCCGCCATCGCAGGTTTGATAGACACTAAATTGCCCCTGGGTATTTTGCCCATGGGAACTGCTAACGATTTAGCCCGCACCCTGGAAATTCCGACAGATTTAGCCGCAGCTTGTCAAGTAATTGCCAGCGGAAAAGTTCGCCTCATAGACTTGGGTTGGGTGAACGGCGAGCATTTTTTTAATGTGGCGAGTTTGGGATTGAGCGTGGAAATTACCCAGCGGTTGACTAAAGACGTGAAGCAGCGCTGGGGAGTGTTGGCTTATGCTTTTACTGCTTTGCAAACAATTTTAAAATCGCGACCATTCAGAGCCGAAATCAAGGTAAACAATCAATGTTTTAATGTTAAAAGTATTCAAATCGCCATTGGCAACGGCAGCTATTATGGCGGTGGTATGAAAGTTGCTGAAGATGCTACAATCGATGATATGCGACTGGATTTGTACAGTTTGGAAACAAAAAGCTGGTGGGAAATCATTGCTTTGCTGCCAGCGATGAGGCAAGGAAATCATACTAATTGGCAAAACGTTCGCGCCTTGCACGCTCAAGAAATTGAGATTAATACTAGCAAACGCCGCCCCATTAATACCGACGGTGAAATCACGACTCACACCCCTGCAAAATTCCGAGTGATTCCCCAAGCTTTAGCAGTTATCGCTCCTGCATAA